TTTTCCTGAAGTCGGGCCACTAAAAATTCATCTGTTGCTGGTTGCGGAGCGGATGTAATTTCAAAGTGACTCATCTTCATTCCAAAAAATTCCTGCGCGTAAAGGCGCTGCTACGAAAATTTTATCGCATTCCCCACAACGCCGGGGCTTCTTTCATGACGACAACGAGATTGTTCATCGTCACTTCGAGCAAGTTCAACACCGGCGCCGGGTAAATGCCAAGGGCGATGACGATGAGCGCCAGCGGCACGAGGGTGAACAGCTCGCGGCCGTTGATTTCCGGCAGCGTGGCATACTTGGAATTTAATTGTCCCAGGAACATGCGCTGCAAAGTCCACAGCATGTAGCCGGCGACGAGCACGATGCCGAGGGTGGCGATGATCGTGTAAACCTTTAAATTGAAGGTCGTCGAGCTGAAGGCGCCGAGGAAGCTGAATGCTTCGCTGATGAAACTGGAGAGGCCGGGCAAGCCGAGATTGGCGAAAAACGCAACAGTGACGATGCCGGTGTAGATCGGCATTTGCTGCGCCAACCCGCCGAAGCCATCGATGTCGCGATGATGGGCGCGGTCGTAAATGACGCCGACGAGCAAGAAGAGCATGGCGGTGACGGTGCCGTGATTGAACATTTGCAGCACCGCGCCGTTCATGCCGAGCGGCGTCAAGCCGGCCATGCCCAACATGACGACGCCCATGTGGCCAATTGAGGAATAGGCGACGAGCTTTTTCAAATCTTTTTGCGCCATGGCGCAGAGCGCGCCGTACACGATGTTGATGACGGCGATGATGACAAAGCCGTAGGCAAACGGTTTGTACATCATGGCATCGGGCAGAATCGGATAGCTGATCCGGAGCAAACCGTAAGTTCCCATCTTCAAGAGAACGCCGGCCAGAATGACGCTGATCGGCGTCGGCGCTTCGACGTGGGCGTCAGGCAGCCAGGTATGGAAGGGGAACGCGGGAATTTTAATGGCGAAACCGATGTACAACGCCGCGAAAACGAGCAGGCGGACGTTGAACTGGCTGAGCAAACCTTGATGCAGGGTTTGATCCATCATGTGCAGCATGTTGAACGTATGGCCGCCGGTGACCGGGTCTTTCACATTGAAATAGAAAACCAGCATGGCAACCAGCATGAGCACGGAGCCCAGCAAGGTGTAGAGGAAAAATTTGATCGCGGCATATTCGCGGCGGGGGCCGCCCCAAATGCCGATGAGAAAATACATCGGCAGCAGCATGACTTCCCAAAAAATGTAGAAGAGGAAGAAATCCAACGCGCAGAAGACGCCCATCATGCCGGCGTCGAGCAGCAGAAAGAGCGCAAAATAACCTTTGACGGCTTTTTGAATGCCCCACGAGGCAAAGATACAAAGAAACGAGAGCAGGGCCGTCAACAACACCATGGACACCGAGAGGCCGTCGATACCAACAAAATATTCGATATTGTAAGACGGTATCCACTTGGCCTGCTCGACCATTTGCATCGTCGCGGTGTTGCGGTCGAATTTGATGAAAATGTAAATCGCCAGCACGACCTGCAGGCCGGTGAACACGGCGGAAATCGCGCGAATGATGCCGGTTTGTTTTTCATGGCGCGGCACGAGCAGCACCAACACCGCGCCGATGATCGGCAGGAAGATAATCCAACTGAGAACGTTTGAGATCATTTCTCCCTCGGGATAATTTTGATTGCGGCAAAAAGTATCGAAAACATTTTCCCAGCGGATAGAAACAACGCAACCGATGATGAGCTTTTATCCGTTGCGTCGTTTCTATCCGTTGGGGGTTTTTATTTTTAAATCTGCATTATGCAAACGCCAACTGCAAAATATATAACAACACCACCGCGCCGAGCGCCATGAGAATATAACTTTGCACGCGGCCGGTTTGAACTTCGCGCAGGGTCGCGCCGAACCAGCCGACGACGTTGGCGGTGAGGTTGACGAGGCCGTCGACGATTTTGTTGTCGTGCCAGCCGCTGGCCCACGAGCCGAGCACGGTCACTTTTGCCGCGCCATTGACCAGGCCATCGATGACTTTCAAATCAAACCAGGCGGAAACGCGGCTGAACAGATGCGTGCCGGCGAGAACCGTGGCTTCGTAGAGATCGTCGAAACGCCATTTGTTCAACAGAAAATTGTAAACCGGCTTGAAGCGCTCGGCCACGGCGTCGGCGGAAAATTTTTTCCAATAATAGAACGCGGTTGACAGCAAAATGCCGAGGCCGGCGACGAAGATCGACAGCCACATGGCCAGGGTGTGCGCGGTGTGAGCGACATCGTGTCCGGCTTCGGCAGCGGCTGCCGGTGCCACGGCGCTTGCCGCGTAACTTGCCAGCTCCGGTTTGGTGACCAAATCTTGGAACCAACTGCCGTAACCACCGACAACCGACAAGACGCCGAGCACGATCAACGGCACGGTCATGACGGTCGGCGATTCGTGAATGTGATGATGCACCTCACGCTTCGCCGGCTCGCCGAAGAAGGTGAGATAAACCAGGCGAAACATGTAAAACGCCGTAATGCCGGCTGATAACAGCAGCACGCCGAAGATCACGGTATGAAGAAGATTGTGCGAGGTCATCGCGGTTTCCAAAGCCGCGGCAAGAATGGCGTCTTTGCTGAAGAAACCGGCGAAGAACGGCACGCCGGAGATCGCGCAGGTGGCGAGCAGCATCGTGAGAAAAGTCACCGGCATCTTGCTGCGCAAGCCGCCCATGTTGCGCATGTCCTGCGGATCGGAGTGGTGATCGTGCAATTCGTGATAAGCGTGGTGCATGGCGTGAATCACCGAGCCGGAGCCGAGGAAGAGCAGCGCTTTAAAGAAAGCATGCGTCATCAGATGAAAAAGTCCGGCCATGTAACCGCCGACGCCCAATGCGGCGATCATGTAGCCGAGCTGGCTGATCGTCGAATACGCCAGGACTTTTTTGATATCCATCTGCGTGATGGCAATCGTCGCGGCGATGAAAGCGGTGATGGCACCGATAACGCCGATGAAAAGCAGGGCATCGGCGGAGTAAAACACATAGGTGCGGCCAACGAGATAAACACCGGCGGCGACCATGGTGGCGGCGTGAATCAACGCGGAAACCGGCGTCGGGCCTTCCATGGCGTCCGGCAGCCAGACGTGCAGCGGGAATTGCGCGGATTTGCCGATGGCGCCGAAGAAGATCAAAATGCCGGCCAGCGTGAGCCATCCGCCGGCCAATTCACCGGCGGCGACGCCGGCAAACACGTCGTCAAAGCCCAGCGTGCCGAGGGTGGCGACGATGATCATGATGCCGGCAAACATGCCGAGATCGCCGACGCGCGTGGTGATGAACGCTTTGATGGCCGCGTCGCTGGCGGATTTTTTCTCGTACCAGTGACCGATGAGCAGGTAGGAACAGACGCCGACCAATTCCCAAAAAATATAAATGCCGAAGAAATTGTCCACCAGCACCAATCCCAACATCGAGAAGCTGAACAGCGCCAGATAAGCAAAGTAGCGGCTGTAGCGCACATCGCCGTGCATGTAGCCGATGGAAAAAAGATGCACGAGGGCGCTCACCAACGTGACGATGACCAGCATCACGGCGGTGAGGTTGTCGATGAGGAGGCCGAAACTGAGATCGACCGGGCCGACTTTGATCCAATCAAACGTGCGATTAATTTTGAAGGCGGGGTCATAGTGGGCGAGCACACGGCCAAAAATCAAAATCGCCAAAATCAAGCTGATGAACATGGCCGAGGTCGGCAGCCAATCGCCCTGCCGCGGCAGGCGTTTGCCAAAGAAGATTTGAATGACAAACGCTGAGAGCGGCAGCAGCAGAATGATGATGGCTTGGGTGAGAATGGTGTTTTCCAAAGTTATTCCTCGAAATTTAGATGCTGGATGCTCGATGCTGGATGCTAGTCGTTCATTTCATCGTCGTTGGTAAAAATTTGTTGGCCAATTTGGTCTTTGGGAGCAAGATGCTCGGCAATAACACCTTGAAGAAAACTATTGATCTTCTTGCCGAGCATGTCGTGGCGTTTAATCAGATCATCGCAGATGGTTTTATCAGCAAGCGAGCCGGTATCAAAAAGCATTTCGATATGATCTCGTGTTTCATCGCACGACGATAACGCGTAGGTCAAAAATTTGATGAAGTCATTTTTATATCTCCGCCGGCCATGGCCTTCAACGATGTTGCTGGAAATCGATTTAGACGAACGACGCATCTGGCT
The candidate division KSB1 bacterium DNA segment above includes these coding regions:
- a CDS encoding four helix bundle protein, with translation MNEKKTRSYRDLEIWKMARELVPVVHKMTLEKLPKFEMYEEGSQMRRSSKSISSNIVEGHGRRRYKNDFIKFLTYALSSCDETRDHIEMLFDTGSLADKTICDDLIKRHDMLGKKINSFLQGVIAEHLAPKDQIGQQIFTNDDEMND
- a CDS encoding NADH-quinone oxidoreductase subunit M, producing the protein MISNVLSWIIFLPIIGAVLVLLVPRHEKQTGIIRAISAVFTGLQVVLAIYIFIKFDRNTATMQMVEQAKWIPSYNIEYFVGIDGLSVSMVLLTALLSFLCIFASWGIQKAVKGYFALFLLLDAGMMGVFCALDFFLFYIFWEVMLLPMYFLIGIWGGPRREYAAIKFFLYTLLGSVLMLVAMLVFYFNVKDPVTGGHTFNMLHMMDQTLHQGLLSQFNVRLLVFAALYIGFAIKIPAFPFHTWLPDAHVEAPTPISVILAGVLLKMGTYGLLRISYPILPDAMMYKPFAYGFVIIAVINIVYGALCAMAQKDLKKLVAYSSIGHMGVVMLGMAGLTPLGMNGAVLQMFNHGTVTAMLFLLVGVIYDRAHHRDIDGFGGLAQQMPIYTGIVTVAFFANLGLPGLSSFISEAFSFLGAFSSTTFNLKVYTIIATLGIVLVAGYMLWTLQRMFLGQLNSKYATLPEINGRELFTLVPLALIVIALGIYPAPVLNLLEVTMNNLVVVMKEAPALWGMR
- the nuoL gene encoding NADH-quinone oxidoreductase subunit L; translation: MENTILTQAIIILLLPLSAFVIQIFFGKRLPRQGDWLPTSAMFISLILAILIFGRVLAHYDPAFKINRTFDWIKVGPVDLSFGLLIDNLTAVMLVIVTLVSALVHLFSIGYMHGDVRYSRYFAYLALFSFSMLGLVLVDNFFGIYIFWELVGVCSYLLIGHWYEKKSASDAAIKAFITTRVGDLGMFAGIMIIVATLGTLGFDDVFAGVAAGELAGGWLTLAGILIFFGAIGKSAQFPLHVWLPDAMEGPTPVSALIHAATMVAAGVYLVGRTYVFYSADALLFIGVIGAITAFIAATIAITQMDIKKVLAYSTISQLGYMIAALGVGGYMAGLFHLMTHAFFKALLFLGSGSVIHAMHHAYHELHDHHSDPQDMRNMGGLRSKMPVTFLTMLLATCAISGVPFFAGFFSKDAILAAALETAMTSHNLLHTVIFGVLLLSAGITAFYMFRLVYLTFFGEPAKREVHHHIHESPTVMTVPLIVLGVLSVVGGYGSWFQDLVTKPELASYAASAVAPAAAAEAGHDVAHTAHTLAMWLSIFVAGLGILLSTAFYYWKKFSADAVAERFKPVYNFLLNKWRFDDLYEATVLAGTHLFSRVSAWFDLKVIDGLVNGAAKVTVLGSWASGWHDNKIVDGLVNLTANVVGWFGATLREVQTGRVQSYILMALGAVVLLYILQLAFA